In Desulfofustis limnaeus, the genomic stretch GGGCTTTCATGCACACGCCTCAGACGTAGAAATCGCCGGTATACTGGTTGATTTGTCCCATCACGTCGAAGCGCTCACTGCCTGCTTGCTCGAATTTCACCCCTTTGCCGAGCATGAAGACGCTTACTTCGTCTCCTTTTTTCACCCCGACGTTGGCCAGCCGCATGGCGTTGAATATGGTCTCTCCGTCATCGGTGGTGATGATAAACAAAATTTTCATGGTCGCACCCTCCGGTAAAAAATATGGTTCAGCCGACCCAAGCGTACGTCTCTGCAACCGAGGAGGCAAAGAGTATCGCTCGAAAACGGTTCGCGGAGGCGCACTGGCATGCCAGAGCAGGGCCGCAGGTTTGCGCGCAGAATGTCCGCGCTTGACAGCAGGCCAGGGACGGTCTGTCTGTCAGGCGCGGGTGAACCCAACAGATCGTCTTCCTGGGGATCGGGCATCACGATTTGCAGTCCTTGCAGGTCTCCACGTAGTGGGCGGCGGCCAGAGCGGCGGTACATCCGTCGGCGGCGGCGAGTACAATCTGGTTGGCGTATTTCTGCCGCAAATCACCGACGGCGAAGATACCGGGGATGCTGGTCTCGCATTTTTCGTCGGTGATGACATAGCCGCTTGTGTTTTTCTTGATGCCGGCCGGGACCAATTGATTATTTGGGGAGAAGCCGACAAAAATGAACACCCCTTCGGTGTCCAATTGCCGCTGCTCACCGGTTTTGGTGTCCTTGAGCGAAACTCCGGTGACCCCCGATTGATCGGCGAGGATCTCGTTGACCACGGCGTTGAAAATGATCTCGATGTTGCGCTCGGCAAAGACTCGCTCCTGGAGAATGCGACTGCCGCGAAATTCGTCGCGGCGATGGATGAGGTAGACTTTAGAGGTGATCTTGGCCAAGTAGAGGGCGTCCTCCAACGCCGTATCACCACCTCCGACCACCGCCACAACCTTATTACGGAAGAAGAAGCCATCGCAGGTGGCACAGTACGAGACCCCTTTGCCGAAATTTTCGTTCTCTCCCGGCACTTCGAGTTTGCGGGCCGTTCCCCCCGCCGCCAGGATCAGGGCGTGGCCGCGGAGTTCGGTGCCATTCGCCAATCTCACCGTGTGAAACTTGACGCCGGGCTCCGTGGCTACCACCTCTTTCTCTATGATCTCCAGGTCATAGGATGTGGCATGTTCGAGGAATTTCTCGCACAGTTCAGAACCACCGATCGTGATGAAACCGGGGTAATTTTCCACCTCCTTGGTGACGGCCACCTGTCCACCGAACATGCCCCGCTCCACGAGAACGGTCTTCATGGCGGCCCGCATGGCATAGATTCCAGCAGTCAAACCGGCGGGCCCGCCGCCGACGATAATCAGGTCATAGAGCTCGGTTTCCGGCATCTGCTCCTCCTTCTTTAAATTCTTTCCTGTCCGCGTCGAGCTGATGACATCGAGGCGCGGACCGCTCCCAACTCCGTAAGTGTATAATGCACATTATCAACTCCGGCAAGAGCGGGCGGCCAAAGCGGTGTTCATCGAAACGAGAGAAATAACGTTTCACGACCATCTCCCGTTATCTCGTGAAGGCATGGTGGGTACTGAAACGACCACCGATAGGCATGGGGCATCGGTAGGGTGGGTTGAGGACGCGGCTGGATAATGACGACAGCAGGTGCTGTCCACCCGTAAGGTGTCTGGACAAAACAAACGGCGCACAGCCAAAACCGGGCCGTGCGCCGTGGACGAAAAGCGTGACTGCCCGCTGACCTTCCTCTCTCAGGAAGCGCAGCGAACCAAACGTTTATTAGAACCGGAACCGCAAGCCGGCTCCGAACCGACCAACTTCACGCAATTCATCGAGTTCGTCAAAGGCCGAACGAACTTCGATGAATAGTGAGGTATTGAACTCCTCGGGCTCACCGAAGATACGCGCTCCCATGCCGAGAATCAGGTCGAGTTGGCTGTCCTCGGTCTCCAGGTCGCTGTCCCCGTCGGTCAACCAACCACCCACACCGAAGTCGACGTAGTAGCGGGAACCAAAGGTATACTCGCCGAGCACATCGATCAGAATTGCCGTCTCACCGTCGTTGCCGTCCACATGCGGGGCGACGCCAACCAGACCGAGGATAGAGAACTGATCGGTCAAGCGATACTCGCCGCCGACACGGCCAAACAGGTAGGTGCCCGGATCAAACTGCCGGAAGAAACCCACATCGGCGATCGGACGGAATCGATCAACGCCCTGAACGGCGGTAAGACACTGCGGAGAGGTAGCCTCAACACCTTCGTTGTCGACGACTGTCACTCGGATAGTGTTGTCACCGCAAGGCATGGCCATCTGGGTGCTAAGGGCTCCTTCACCGATCTCTTCACGGGAAACGACGGTACCGTCAGGGGCGACAACCTCGACGATCATCTTACTGATCGAACCATCCGAATCGGCCGAGCCACCGGCATCAATGGTGATCGGCTCACCGCAGAAAGCTTTGGTCGGGGTGACGGTCATGGCGCAAGTCGGTGCCTGGTTCGGCGGCGGCGCAACCGGTTTCGGCCGTTCGCTCATCAAGGCCACGTTGCCGCAGGCCAAGGGGATAACAAAGGTGACAATGGAATCGCCGTGCTCAACGTCAAAGGTGAATCCGGGGAACGGCTCTTCGTTGGTCCAGGTGACGTCTTTTGCAACCCGTACGGTACCGATGCCGTTTTTCTTATAGAACATCCACGGCATATAGGTTCCTTTCGGATACTGGACAACCTGAATGTCAGTTGTTCGAATCTGCGTGATAAACGGCTCTGCCAATTCTTCTCTTCCGGCCATGGCAAAACCTTTCCGGATCTCGGCCTGTTTTCCGTCCACCATCGCCACCAATTCCTCGGCAGTGGTAAGCGGCGGTTTATGAAACGGACTACGGCCGAATTCACTGATGTTCGTCACGGCCTGGGCACTCGTGAAAGTTACCAGGCATAACAAGGCCAGGCAGATAACAAATGTAATCTTCTTCAAGGGCTCACCTCCATTTTAAGATAGTAATTATCCGTTGAAATACGGGTAGATTCGCTCGGCGACATGATATAGGTTGTCTGGCCATACCCCTCTCCGGATTGGTAGGCAACCGGTCGTTCTTCATGGGAACAATCATTATTATCTTAGCGCGAGCCTCGAACTTTTGCAACGATTCTTATAACTTTTCAGGCCCTGCCGGATTGCATGGAAACCTGGTGGGCAGCCGCTTCAATCCACCACCATCGCATGATAACAGCGAAAAAATACGGATTAAAAGCTGTTTTCCGTCAGAAAACCGCTGCGACAGCTCTTTTGCAGCAAACGAGAATCCCGCCGGCGGCAATACCACCGACGGGATAGGAAGGGAGGAAGAGAAGAAGAGATTAGAATTGCGGGCCGCCGCCGGGACCGGCGCCGTTCATCATCCGGCCGCCCATGCCGGGTCCACCGTGACCGGGTCCGCGCATGCCGGTCCGGCAGAATCCGGGACCACCATGACCGCTCATGCGTCCCAGGTATGAAGAGACCCCGGCTTCTTCGGCTTTTTGCTGCAGAGCCGCCCGCAAATCAAACAATTCCCCGGCGACTTTGCTGGCGGCTACCGGATCGGGATTTTCGGCCCGCATCAGAGCGTGATGTTCGGCCCGTTTCATGACCAGCGACTTGTGCAGATCCTGGTTGCTCTCAAAAAACGTGTCGAGCTTCTCCTGAACAGCAGGATCCATCTGGGTATACCCCGGCCCCTGGAAATTGGGGCACCAACCGCCGGCCCGTGCACCCCAGCCGGCAAACGCCTGATTCAACCCAGCCAGTCCAAGACCGGCGACAACAATTGCGATAACTATTTTTTTCTTCATGACCTACTCCTCGTGTCTGGTTGGCGGTAACGACCGTTATCGGTCACCTTGTAATTTTTAAAAGCAACGGCCGTGCCAGATCTCCAGATGACAAGGCAACCATCTGAATTGAAAAGAATATGCACCTTCAAAGAAAAATCAACCGGACCCATTTTTGCCGGCGACCGGGTAAAAACTACCCACCGGCTCCCCACAATCGGGTAAAAAATCCCCGCTGCCCGCTCTCATGCGGTATCGCGATGCAGATCACGATGAAAAACCGTCGGGTTGAGGCCCTGATCAACCAGGTAGTTCTGCAGGTGTTCGACGATGGCCACCGAACGATGCCGGCCGCCGGTGCAACCGATCGCCAGCCGCAAAATCTTCGCCCCACTGCTCTCCGCCGTCGCCCACAAAAGGACCAACGGCCGGAGCAACTCGAGAAATGAAACTCCCTGCTCACTTTTCAAGACATAATCGGCCACCGTCTGCTGCAACCCCGACAACGGCCGCAATTCCTGCTGCCAATAGGGATTGGGCAGAAACCGGACATCCAGCATGAAGGTGGCATCAACCGGCACCCCGTACTTGAAGCCAAACGAATTGAGAATCAGGATCTTTGGCCAACGCTGGTCCCGTCCTACTCTGCCCCTTGTTTCCATTTCTCTTCCTCACCGATTCTGAGAATTCTCGGCGCCACCCGTTTTCTGCCCGCCGGACGCAGGAAATGAACGGCCGGGTGACCGCAGGCAATGACCGCATACAGCCGCTCATCCGCCGGCATCCGCAGCAACCTGCCGATACGGTGGTCGCGGCGAGCCGCCTCAACGACAAAGCCGACCAGGCAGGTACCCAGTCCCAGGGCCTGGGCAGCAAGTAACATATTCTGCGTGGCCAGCAGAGCATCTTCCGCCGGGCAGCTCGATCGTTTATCAGCTGACACGAGAATGGCTGCGGGGGCCCCGTGGAACAAACGGTCGATCCGCTGCTCATACCACTGCCGCAACGCCTCTTCGACGCTTTGATAATAGCGACGATAATACGTGTCCAAACTGCCGCTGCCAAACAACCGGTTCAGCAGGCGATACCATCGGTTGGCTGCCGTCTTGTTCAGGCGTCGATAAAAATCGGCGGTCACCTCACCGAGTCGCTCCACATCGCACCGATCAGGCAAGATGGTGAACCACCACGCCTGGCAATTGGTCCCCGACGGCGCGGTGCTCCCGATTCTCGTCAGGTCCCGCAACACGCCGGTGGCCACTGGCTCTCCGGTAAAACGACGACAGGAGCGCCGTTGCCGCATCAAGACAACCAATTCGGCAAAAGCCGCGGCACCGCCATCACGCCCAACCGGCTCCACACCACTCTCAAGCCCCAGAGAATCAGCCAACGAGGGGACGTTGACGGCCTGTTCCGGGCAGATCGCTGCACAATGGCCGCACAACAGACACTGCTCCCCATGCCACCGGGCCGCACCGGTATCGCCGAGTTCCAGGACCTGGTCAGGACAGATGGCGACACAGGCACCGCAACCGGTGCAGTGATCGACAGCGATGATCGGCGGTTCAAAACAATCCACAGGGGCCTCTCTGCCGATCGTGGAGCAACGCACTAATCAGCTGCCTGGTTGTGGTATAGATCAATGGGTCGGAACTGGCTCGCGGTCCGGCCACGTTGAGCACCCTGATCCGGTGCGTGCTGCACCAGCTGCGCAAGGATTCCAGCGCCTCTTCGAACGGTGTTGCGGCGCAATCGAGATGGAGCCAGGGTTTACCCATCCGTTCGGCAAGGTCCCTGGTCAAGGCCGAGCCGCCGCTCAGCTCACCATGGGAGACAATGACGGTACCATCGCCGTCACGAACGTTCTTCGCCGTCCGATCCGGGTAGTGGCTGGACGACAGCTCCTCCAGCCGATACTGCTCCGGCAGCGGGCCGGCCTCCGTCTTCCTCCCGGCAGCGATGGCGCCGCCATGGGGAAAATCGCAGGCCAATGCGGCATCCAGGGCACCCTGGTCAGCCCCGGTTTGACCACCGGAAATAATTTTTTCCACCCCGATTGTCATCCAGACATCTTCCTCGTGCCATGATTGCCGATATCGTTTCTCAAGGCCGCAACGCAAACAGCGGCAGCCACCTGGGCCGCCAGTAGCACCGCGATGAACCAGCGCCAGCCCCATGACTCGTAAACCAGACTGGGAACAAAGGAGCCGATGGCGCCTCCGAAATAATAAAAAGACATATACAGACCGTTGGCAACGGGTTTGTGTGCTTCCTCCAGCCGACTGACCAGACCGAACAGGGTTGCATGGGCGGCAAACATGCCGAGACAGAAGACGAACATGGCACCGAACATTACCAGATAATGACCGTACAGAAACAGTATCGTGCCCGTCATGAAGACCGCCAGACCGGCCGCCACCGCCCCGATCTCTCCCCCGCAGAACCGCCGCAGCCGAGTGTTGCCGAAAGCGACCAAAATACCCATGCTGTTGCCGAGATAGACGAGCCCAACAGCGGCTTCACCGAAGTGGCCGTCGAGTCTTTTCAGCTCGAATGGGATGAAGTTGAGCAGCGCAGCGCCGGCAAAAAAAATAAAGAAAATGGCGCCATACACCCACAACAGCGGTCCCCGGCGCAACAAACCGGCCAGCTGGCGGGGATCGGGCTGCGTGAGACTGAGCCGCAGGGTCGGATCAAGCGGTGCCAGCAGCCGCCAGCACAGCACAAAAAGCAGGGCCAGCAGCAGGAAAAAGAAGCGCCAGCCGAACAATTCGGTACAGATCCCGGAAAGCATGCGGCCCAGAATGCCGCCGATGATGGTCATCCCCACATAGACCGCCACCGCCTGCTGGACCGTTGCCCGGCCCGAGGTATACGAGATGTAGCTCATCAGCGCCGTGAGTACCGCCGGCAGCAGCAGCCCCTGCAAAGCACGGAGCAACAGCAGCAGCTCGTAGCCGGTCGACAGGCTGAAGAGCAACTCCAACAGCCCGAGCGCCAACAATGCTCCCCGCAAGACTCGCCGGGCCGGCACCAACTCGAGCAGATAGCCGTAGAACAGCGGTGCGAATCCAAGCGGCAGCATCATCAACGTGGTAAACAGGATGGCCTGCAAACCGGACAGGCCAAATTCACGCTGGAACACCGGCTGAATCGGCTGGGCGGCGTAGAGCGAACAAATGGTCACCACCGTGGCAAAATAGAGCGGCAGCAACAGCCTCGACCTCTTGATCCCAGCCGTATCCATGTCACACTACCTTTGCTCCCGCGCCGTCACGTCCCGCCACAGAAATACGCCACTGCCGAGAAACCAGTGCCAGTCTCATCGTGTACCTGCTTTCTTTGACAATGCTCCATCTGGTCCGTTATATAGAAACAATCACCTCGACCGCTCCAGGCCAGCGCCATGAACAGACGGACCATCCACCGGGAACACTGGGATCAGTTGCTGATCGAAATCATCGACGACGGTGACCAGCGCTCCCTTTTCTTCGGCGGCGGGGTATTGCAATCGACCATGTCCTTGTCCCGTCCGAACCGGCTGGTGCTCTCCTACACCCAGTGCATGATGGCCTCCCTGCTGATCAACGACGAACCGAAAGACATTTTGCTGATCGGCGTCGGCGCCGGTTCCCTGGCCCGGTTTCTCCACGGCTATCTCCCCCGTTGCCGTATCGATGCGGTGGACAACGCGTCCCATGTCATCAAACTGGCCCATGGTTACTTTGCCCTGCCCGTGAACGATCGCCTCCGCATCCACGAGGCGGACGGCTATGGTTTTCTTACTGATCTCGATGCATCTCACGGGTACGACCTGATCCTGATCGACGCCTTCGACGGCAACGGGATGGCGCCGACGGTATACAGTCGTGCCTGTTTCAAACGATGCCGGAGCCATCTGCGGCCGGAGGGCGTTTTCAGCGTCAACCTGTGGAGTGGCGATGCCGCAAAGATGAGCGAGCTGCAAACAGAAATCACCGCCTGTTTCGGCGCGCCGCTGGTGCTGCCCGTCCCTCATCGCGGCAATGTGGTCTGTCTCGCCGGTCGCCAAGCGGATCTGCAGCGAGCCCTGATGCAACAGAGTCGGGAGTTGGATCGGCTGAGCGATCGCTTCGACCTGGATTTCCACAAAATCGCGGCAATCTGCCGCAAACACAATTTGAGCCGCTGGCAACGGATGCTGCGACTCCTCTCCTGATCAGGGTAACCGGGTCGGCCGCCCGATCACATCAAGCTGGTCACGCAAATCGGCAATTTCTCTTTGCCAATAGTCATACGAGCCGAACGCCTCATCCACACGGGTCATACCGTCCTCGTGGTATTGCCGGCCGCACCAGCTCAGGTAATGGATGAAGCGCATCGCCCGCAGCGGTTCTATCAAACCCAGGGTCCGGTCGGCAAACGGGCAGAAGGTCTCATAGCCTTCCAGCAGCAACCCCAACTCATGGTGCGACTCGGCAACCGGTCCAGGGAGCAGCATCCACAGGTCCTGTACCGCGGGACCAGTGACCATGTCATCGAAATCGATGAGAAAAAACGACTCTCCCGGACGATAGATGAGATTGGCAGCGTGGCAGTCCCCGTGAATCCGAAAGGTCTCCACCCCGGTGAACAGTGGTGTGATCGTTTTGATCAGTTGCGCGGCGATGGCGGCAAACGGTTGTGCGAGATCGGCCGGCAACAGGCGCCGCTCCAGGAGGTAGTCGACCTGTTTTCTGGTGGAGTGAAGCGGGTGCAGCCGCTCCCGTGCCGGGGCTCGACGACTCCGCCCGACCTGATGGAGACGACCGAGCAGACGGCCGATCTGCACCAGTTGGTCGTCGCTGAATTCGTCCACCAATCGCCCGCCGCAACGGGGATAAACAGCGAAACGAACACCTCGGCATTCCCCCAGGTAACCGCCGTCGGACAACGGCAGCGGGGCGATAACCGGCAGTTCATGGTCTCGGCAATCGACAACAAACTGCAGTTCCTCCGCCAAGGCCGCAACCGACCACCTGTGCGGCCTGAAGAATTTTGCTATAATGAAGACGCCGTCTTCGTCCTGCAGTTCGTAGACCCGGTTGATGTAGCTGGCATGTGGCCGGCAGACATTGAGCAGACGGCGGCCGAGTACCTGTTCGACGCAATTCAGGATGGTCTCGGGATCGAGCCGGGAAAACGGTTGGTCGGCCTTCATGGATCTCTCAGCAAAAAATGTCAGGAACAGAGCGGTGTTACCATTGTCCGCACAAGATACCCCCTTTCCAGCCGGCTGGCCACGACAAATCAGGGCCGGTCGAACGGATGGATCACTGGCAGCATACGGCTGGTGCCACCAATGTGGTGATTTTCACCATCTGCCGTTCGGGGACGCCGAGCGGGAGGCCGGACGACTCCTCGACCGACTCGAGCGACAAGGCTCAATAGGGTTGCCCGGCTCACTGGCCGCCACTGATCCCCGCTGCAGCACGACTCCTTTGTTCGGAAAAGAGCGCGGCAAGATGTTCGGCGTTCTCGAGTGCCTGGCGGCCGATGCCTCCCGCCACTGGTTGTTTGCTTTTTCCGGCCAATTCAACGGCCGGTGGCTCGTACCCGGATGGGTGCCGCCACTCTTCGATGTCGACGCTTTTCAAGCGCTGGTGACTCCGGTCGAGCGCCGGATCAAGGAATTGGGCCGGCTCATGGCCGATCATCCCCGCACCGGCGAGCGGCATCGTGTTTTACGCCGACAGAGGAAACAGCTGTCAAGACACCTGATGGCAGCCATCCACAAGCTCTATCGACTTACCAATTTCCGCGGCCAACAGGGGGGACTTGAGGAAGCCTGCCGCACCCGCACCACCATGCCGACCGGCATGGGCGATTGCTGCGCCCCGAAACTGCTGGCTCATGCGGCAACTCTGGACCTGGCGCCGATCTCCCTGGCTGAATTCTATTTCGGCCGCGAGAACCGATCGAAGAATCGTCAGCATGGCTGCTTCTATCCGCCCTGCCATGACAAATGCCAACCGTTGCTCGGCTTTCTGTTGTGCGGGGCCGACCAAAAACGGGCTGCCTATGGCCGATGAAACGGTTGAGCCGACCATTATCTTTGCCGACCCGCACCTGATCCTCATCGACAAACCGGGCGGCATGCTCTCGGTCCCCGGCCGCGGGCCAGATAAGCAGGACTGCGCCGTTGCCCGGATCAGACAGCGCTACCCCGATCTGCCGGCGCAACCGGCAGTTCACCGCCTAGACATGCAGACCTCCGGGCTGTTGCTTCTCGCCCGCACCGCCGCCGCTCACCGAAACCTCGCCGGACAATTCGCCCATCGTCGGGTGAGCAAGCGCTATCTGGCGGTCCTCGAACGGCGGCCGGACGGCTTGTCGGGAACCATCGCCTTGTCTTTTCGACTCGACCCGGACAACCGCCCCTACCAAATCTACGACCCAGTCCACGGCAAGCCAGGCATTACCCAATGGCGCCTGCTCGGTGATCATCCCCTCGGCACCCTGGTGGAGTTCGAACCCCTGACCGGACGTACGCACCAGTTGCGGGTACATGCCGCCCACCCGCGAGGATTGGGGGCGCCGATCGTCGGTGACAGCCTCTACGGCAACGGTCGCTTCGGTGAGCCGATGCTGCTCCACGCCTGCTCGCTCACCTTTTATCATCCAGCCTCAGGGGCCCCCCTGACGTTTTTTTGCAAGCCGCCGTTTCTCCCCTAACCCTTGCCACCGAGCGGCCACTGCTTATGGTCTGCTCACACGTCTACGCTCTTGTTGGGATCACGCATCATGAAAAAGACCATCCTCAGCGAGCCCATCCCCATCAAGCTCTGGCTTGACGACCTCGAGGAAGGGGCCATGCAGCAGGCCAGGAACCTGGCGAATCTGCCCTTCGCCTTTCATCACATTGCCATCATGCCCGACGCCCACGTGGGATACGGCATGCCCATCGGCGGGATCTTGGCCGCCGACAACACCATCGTACCCAACGCCGTCGGCGTGGATATCGGCTGCGGCATGTGCGCGGTGCAGACGTCGCTGCATCGGGTCAGCCGGGAAGACCTGAAACTCGTCATGGCCACCATCAGGGCCTCCGTCCCCCTTGGTTTCGCGCACCATCGCACGCCCATGCCGCACGACCTCATGCCGCAGCCAGGCGACCGGGCCGCCCTACCCGTCATCACGGTCGAATACGACAATGCCAGAACGCAGATCGGCACCCTTGGCGGCGGCAACCATTTCATTGAAATTCAGCAGGACCGCAACGGGCACGTCTGGTTCATGGTGCACTCCGGCAGCCGCAACCTGGGCTTTCGGGTGGCCAACCACTACAACAAACTGGCCGTGGAGTTGAACAAGCGATGGCGGTCGCCGGTGCCGACCGCCTGGCAACTCGCCTTTCTCCCTTTCGACAGCAGGGAGGGCCAGCTCTACTATCGGGAAATGAGTTACTGCGTGGCCTTTGCCGAGGCCAACCGGGATCTCATCCGCCGCCAGGTGGAATATGCCCTGCGGGAGAACATCTCGCCGGACATCAGTTTCAGCGCCCCGATCAATATCGCCCACAACTATGCTGCCGTCGAATCACATTTCGGGAAAAAGGTCCTGGTGCATCGCAAGGGAGCTACCAGCGCCCGGGCCGGAGAACACGGCATCATTCCGGGATCCCAAGGGAGCAACAGCTACCTGGTCTGCGGCACGGGTAATGCGGAGAGCTTCGCCTCCTGTTCGCACGGTGCCGGCCGCCGGATGGGTCGCAAACAGGCGCAGAAGCAGCTGGATCTGGAACGGGAAAAGCGACGGCTCGACGACCAGGGTATCCTGCACGCGCTTCGCGGCCGCCGGGATCTTGAAGAGGCTGCCGGCGCCTACAAGGACATCGACGAAGTCATTGCCAACCAGGCCGATCTGGTGGACGTGGTCGAGGTCCTTAAACCGCTGGCGGTGATCAAGGGGTGAGCCCCATCAGGGCATGAGCCGTTCGATGGACCAGTCGCTGTCATTCAGGCGCCGGTAGAGAAAACGGTCGTGCAGCCGGTTTTCCCGGCCCTGCCAGAACTCGACCGCCGAAGCAACCACCCGGAAACCGCCCCAAAACGACGGCAAGGGGATCTCCCCCGCCGCGAATTTTTGTTTCATCTCGGCAAATTTCTGCATGAGCGCCTGCCGGGACCCCAACCGCCGGCTCTGGTTGGAGACCCAGGCGGCGATCTGACTGTCTCGCGGTCGGCTGAGGAAATAGCGGGCCGACTCGGCGCCGGACAACTTGGCGGCACGTCCGCTGACAATGACTTGGCGATTCAGGTCGATCCAGGGAAAGAGCAGGCTCACCCGATCGTTGCCGCCGATTTCTTGGGCCTTTCTGCTTCCGTAGTTGGTAAAGAAGACAAAGCCGTTCTGATCGAAGAACTTCAGCAACACCGTGCGCTGACTGGGCTGACCGGCCGCATCAACGGTGGCCAGAACCATGGCGTTGGGGTCGACAATCGCCGTCCGGCGCGCTTGCTCAAACCAGACGGCGAATTGTTTGACCGGGTCATCGTCCAGGTCGGCTCGGTGTAAACCGGTGGTACGGAATTCCCGGCGTAACTGACTGATGTCCACGGTGCCGGCGGTTTACAATAAACGCTCTTCAACCACCTCGATCCCCTCCAGTCTCCAGTTTTCCGTGCCAACCGGGCGCGCCCAGGTCCAGTGCTCGGCAAACTTGACCGGGTTGGTGCGACTCCCCTCGATCACCTCGCCGGTCTGTTCATTGACCGTGTAGTCGAGCAACGTCGCGGTGAACAAAACGGTGATAAAATCCTCTCCGTCCCGGTTGCCGGCAGCATCGATCTGCACGGCGCGGATGGCGATGTTTTCCAGTTTGTTGATGGTGCCGGCGGCACGCATCTGCTGAAAATGGCTTTCATACTCCTCTGCCAGCTGATCCCCGAGCAGATACCGGTAGCCGGAGAGATCTCGCCCGGCCCAGCCGGCCTGGATGCGGAAGAAGACATCCGACGCAACCTCAAGAAAATACGTCTCGTCAAAACCGGGATCGTTCCTGCGGATCTCGGCCAGGCCGTCGGCGACGGTCGGGGTCGATGAAGGTGGCGGCGGCGGTGTAGCGGTGCCGCCGCCAATCGTGAAGTCGGTATTGATCCGTGGCCCGCCGGCTGCCGCCGGCGCGGCTGTTGCATGGGCCGGCGACTTTGATCGGGCATAGGTCCGATA encodes the following:
- the pdxH gene encoding pyridoxamine 5'-phosphate oxidase; this translates as MDISQLRREFRTTGLHRADLDDDPVKQFAVWFEQARRTAIVDPNAMVLATVDAAGQPSQRTVLLKFFDQNGFVFFTNYGSRKAQEIGGNDRVSLLFPWIDLNRQVIVSGRAAKLSGAESARYFLSRPRDSQIAAWVSNQSRRLGSRQALMQKFAEMKQKFAAGEIPLPSFWGGFRVVASAVEFWQGRENRLHDRFLYRRLNDSDWSIERLMP
- a CDS encoding Tim44 domain-containing protein; translated protein: MMFVRMMVVTMALVFAAPLVTSICLPEVAEARSFKGGRMFKSTPPAYKAPAQKQQPGAAPQQAAPTKTGGFGRGLAGGLLGGAMGALLFGSLFGMGGSGIGLLPILLLAGVAFFLYRTYARSKSPAHATAAPAAAGGPRINTDFTIGGGTATPPPPPSSTPTVADGLAEIRRNDPGFDETYFLEVASDVFFRIQAGWAGRDLSGYRYLLGDQLAEEYESHFQQMRAAGTINKLENIAIRAVQIDAAGNRDGEDFITVLFTATLLDYTVNEQTGEVIEGSRTNPVKFAEHWTWARPVGTENWRLEGIEVVEERLL